The Streptomyces sp. NBC_01276 genome contains the following window.
CCCCGCCAAGGGCGGCTCGGGCAAGGCCCCGAAGGAACCGAAGGCCTCGCCCTCACCGTCCGCGAGCCAGGATCCCGCCCCCTAGCGGTGCTCGACGCGTACGTCCTCACCGCGGCCGAGCCGGCTGTGGCCGCGGCCGTAGAGGAAGTAGACGACGATGCCGATGACCATCCAGACCACGAACCGGATCCAGGTCTCGGCAGGCAGGTTGAGCATCAGCCAGAGCGAGGCCGCGATCGACAGGATCGGGATCACCGGCACCCAGGGGGTGCGGAAGGACCGGTGCAGGTCGGGGCGGGTCTTGCGCAGGATGATCACGCCGAGGGCAACGAGCACGAAGGCGAACAGGGTGCCGATGTTCACCAGTTCCGCGAGCTTCTCCAGGCTGGTGAAGCCCGCGACGACGGCGATGATCCCGCCGAGCAGGATGGTCGCCCGGTAGGGGGTGCGGTACTTCGGGTGGGTGACGGAGAAGACGCGCGGCAGCAGTCCGTCACGGCTCATCGCGAAGAACACGCGGGTCTGGCCGAGCAGCAGGATCATGCACACGGTGATCAGACCGACCGCCGCCCCGAGACTGATGGCACCGGAGAAGAAGGGCTGGTCCACCGACTTGAAGGCTTCGGCCAGTGGCGCCGTCGGTGACATCTCCGAGTACTTCTGCATACCGGTGACCACCAGTGTCACCGCGACGTACAGCACGGTGCAGACCAGCAGCGAGCCGAGGATGCCGCGGGGCATGTCCCGCTGGGGGTTCTTGGTCTCTTCGGCGGCGGTCGCCACGACGTCGAAGCCGATGAAGGCGAAGAAGATGAGGGAGGCCGCGGTGAAGATGCCCATGACGCCGAAGTTGGTGGGCGCGTAGCCGAAGAGCAGCTGGACCAGTGGCGCGTGCAGGCCGTTGCCCGCCTCCTGCGGCTGGGCCGGAGGGATGAACGGCGTGTAGTTGTCGGCCTTGATGAAGAACAGGCCCGCGACGATGAC
Protein-coding sequences here:
- a CDS encoding amino acid permease yields the protein MSKDLNSVFRTKTVEQSIRDTEEPEHALRKSLSAWDLTVFGVGVIIGTGIFVLTGIAARNNAGPATALAFVASGIVCALAALCYAEFASTVPVAGSAYTFSYASIGELPAWIIGWDLVLEFALGTAVVAVGWSGYVRHLMHTNLGWDLPKTLAGPDAGGSFDLLAFLLVLVLTVILVVGTKLSARITAVVVAIKVFVVLLVIVAGLFFIKADNYTPFIPPAQPQEAGNGLHAPLVQLLFGYAPTNFGVMGIFTAASLIFFAFIGFDVVATAAEETKNPQRDMPRGILGSLLVCTVLYVAVTLVVTGMQKYSEMSPTAPLAEAFKSVDQPFFSGAISLGAAVGLITVCMILLLGQTRVFFAMSRDGLLPRVFSVTHPKYRTPYRATILLGGIIAVVAGFTSLEKLAELVNIGTLFAFVLVALGVIILRKTRPDLHRSFRTPWVPVIPILSIAASLWLMLNLPAETWIRFVVWMVIGIVVYFLYGRGHSRLGRGEDVRVEHR